A window of Marinobacter salarius contains these coding sequences:
- the ssb gene encoding single-stranded DNA-binding protein: MARGVNKVILIGNLGQDPDTRYTPNGNAVVNLNLATDESYKDRQSGQLVPKTEWHRVVLFGKVAEVAGQYLRKGSKVYIEGRLQTRKWQGQDGQDRYTTEIVVDINGQMQMLDSRGGEGGMNQGAPQGRPQQAASYNNPPPQQQQGGQGNQGGGYSNQPPQQQGGGMPEPIDDFDDDIPF; this comes from the coding sequence ATGGCACGAGGCGTAAACAAGGTAATTCTTATCGGTAATCTGGGCCAGGATCCGGATACCCGTTACACCCCGAACGGCAACGCGGTGGTAAACCTCAACCTGGCGACCGATGAAAGCTACAAGGATCGTCAATCCGGCCAGCTGGTACCGAAAACCGAGTGGCACCGGGTGGTGTTGTTCGGCAAGGTGGCTGAAGTGGCGGGGCAGTACCTGCGCAAAGGTTCCAAGGTGTATATCGAAGGGCGCCTGCAAACCCGCAAATGGCAGGGGCAGGACGGCCAGGACCGTTACACCACCGAGATCGTGGTGGATATCAACGGCCAGATGCAGATGCTCGACAGCCGTGGTGGCGAAGGCGGCATGAACCAGGGCGCGCCCCAGGGCCGGCCCCAGCAAGCGGCCAGCTACAACAACCCGCCCCCGCAACAGCAGCAGGGTGGCCAGGGTAACCAGGGTGGCGGATACAGCAACCAGCCGCCCCAGCAGCAGGGCGGCGGCATGCCGGAGCCGATTGACGACTTCGACGATGATATTCCGTTCTGA
- a CDS encoding biopolymer transporter ExbD encodes MQLDRPAAPSRKLIGLTPLIDVVFILLLFFMLTSSFIQWQSLDLTMSTGEGSEVSGEPPLMLGMAPDGRPILPDEPLVFLDDRQLSDLLAGGDRTVILTPHPASSIQQVVWLLDKVGGLGAASVSVNTGAAE; translated from the coding sequence ATGCAGCTTGATCGCCCTGCGGCACCCTCCCGAAAGCTGATTGGTCTGACACCACTGATTGATGTGGTGTTCATTCTGCTGCTGTTTTTCATGCTGACCTCCTCGTTTATCCAGTGGCAGAGTCTCGACTTGACGATGTCGACGGGCGAGGGCTCAGAGGTCTCCGGTGAGCCACCATTGATGCTGGGGATGGCACCGGATGGCCGACCAATCCTGCCGGATGAGCCGCTCGTGTTTCTGGATGACAGGCAGCTGAGTGACCTGCTCGCAGGAGGCGACCGAACCGTGATCCTCACACCCCATCCAGCGAGTTCAATACAACAGGTGGTCTGGTTGCTCGATAAGGTAGGGGGATTGGGTGCAGCCAGCGTCTCGGTGAACACTGGGGCGGCAGAATGA
- the ltrA gene encoding group II intron reverse transcriptase/maturase, translating into MSMSTVQHQMSASAERVAGREGEALPDVTRDETGLPRQESEGAGRHLLEQAFARENMQRAWKRVKANKGSAGVDGLDIAQTAEHLRWTWPALRQQLLEGSYRPQPVRRVGIPKPDGSERELGIPTVTDRLIQQALLQALQPLIDPTFSEHSHGFRPGRRAQDAVLAAQRYAQQGCHIVVDVDLSKFFDRVNHDILIDRLRKRVNDPGVIRLVRAYLNAGIMDGGVVIERYEGTPQGGPLSPLLANVLLDEVDRELERRGHCFARYADDCNVYVRSHKAGERVMRLLHRCYDKLHLVINASKSAVTSVFGRKFLGYALWQTKDGDVRRAVSTKALQAFKLRIRQLTRGSGGRSISQVVEKLRSYLLGWKGYFRLAQTPRIWRSLDEWIRRRLRALHLKQWRRGKTIYRELLRLGASPWVAESVAALSHRWWHNSRSAIHNVLTTAYFDRLGVPRLS; encoded by the coding sequence TTGTCGATGAGTACTGTACAGCATCAGATGTCCGCGTCAGCGGAGCGGGTTGCAGGACGGGAAGGTGAAGCCTTGCCGGACGTGACCCGCGATGAAACAGGACTCCCGCGACAAGAATCGGAAGGCGCAGGGCGACACCTGCTGGAGCAGGCGTTCGCACGAGAGAACATGCAGCGGGCATGGAAGCGCGTGAAGGCCAACAAGGGATCTGCGGGTGTTGATGGACTGGACATTGCCCAGACCGCCGAACACCTGAGATGGACGTGGCCGGCGCTCCGGCAGCAACTGCTGGAGGGCTCCTATCGGCCACAGCCTGTCCGTCGGGTAGGCATCCCGAAGCCGGACGGCAGTGAACGGGAACTGGGTATCCCTACCGTCACCGACCGTCTGATTCAACAGGCACTGTTGCAAGCGCTGCAACCTCTGATTGATCCCACCTTCAGCGAACACAGCCATGGCTTCCGTCCGGGTCGTCGGGCCCAGGATGCGGTTCTGGCTGCGCAACGCTACGCCCAGCAGGGCTGCCACATCGTTGTGGACGTTGACCTGTCGAAGTTCTTCGACCGGGTTAATCACGACATCCTGATCGACCGCCTGAGGAAGCGCGTGAACGACCCCGGAGTCATCCGGCTGGTTCGTGCGTATCTGAATGCGGGCATCATGGACGGTGGCGTAGTTATAGAACGATACGAGGGCACGCCGCAAGGCGGGCCACTGTCGCCACTGCTGGCGAATGTTCTGCTGGATGAGGTGGATCGGGAACTGGAACGCCGGGGGCACTGCTTCGCTCGTTATGCCGACGACTGCAACGTCTACGTTCGCAGTCATAAAGCGGGAGAGCGGGTGATGCGGTTGCTACACCGTTGTTACGACAAATTGCACTTGGTGATCAACGCATCCAAAAGTGCAGTCACCAGCGTGTTCGGCCGTAAGTTCCTCGGTTATGCCCTATGGCAGACAAAGGATGGAGACGTCCGGCGCGCCGTATCAACAAAAGCGTTACAGGCGTTCAAGCTGAGGATCAGGCAACTGACCCGAGGGTCAGGTGGTCGCAGCATCTCACAAGTGGTGGAAAAGCTCCGCAGCTACCTGCTCGGATGGAAAGGGTACTTCAGACTGGCGCAAACGCCTCGCATCTGGCGATCGCTGGATGAGTGGATACGTCGTCGCCTGAGAGCCCTGCATCTTAAACAGTGGCGGCGGGGCAAGACCATCTACCGGGAGCTGTTGCGCTTGGGCGCAAGTCCCTGGGTGGCGGAATCCGTGGCGGCTCTGAGCCACCGCTGGTGGCATAACAGTCGCTCCGCCATTCACAATGTGCTGACGACTGCCTACTTCGACCGGTTGGGTGTGCCGCGCCTCTCGTGA
- a CDS encoding DUF6701 domain-containing protein, which produces MIVFGGDGEPGAIPGGGGGGGGSFQSGGAGGDGQIRLTYEVLPLPQCSAIFDPSDGITESVPVEQRLDLSVFDPRAPQQWPSNNVIPAGSHVYQSETFGNNVSGYTVAGRARVLVDGNLTIDSSNFAMNLDGAASDLVLIVDGDLVISKPNVKINAVIYVTGNVSFGNNMVVVGALALKGQILDRANTQDPVTYDPEAVESVDFGGSCLQEEPPASELDHIRIVHPGWGLTCQPASVQVLACANSECSSLYSDPVALNLQPAGWLPSQNVTISGAADLQFQRSSEETVTLGLSGPSSGLECIAPDGSGSCDMTFRNSGLLLDVPDLVAGEENSFSIAAVETVEGTGDCAALFAGETRTIEFGTTYLTPGPENRAESFSTVINNTPVASDGTNLTRVEVTFDENGMAEGVRIRYDDAGQNNLTARYVEEDQPDGGTLIIQGSSNYVSTPYGLCLISEAQCGIADLTCSDTHIAGTPFDVTPKAYRYSSGVDALSCNNKLPAPSFALGDVPVAHQLLFPEGGQPGTLLESTLSYGAGQQNLTLTEVGVFEIQTEAVEGGYLGRDIPASDPATTARMIPARLEASVAEHGVLDSATECSGFAYTGQNFGWQQDFNPVVLVEAWNGSATPALTANYTHEDVLGQLPAGRFIVEVPEADGTEKWNDEAETPVPFRTDSSAEFLATGVVEEQSAGVARYVLRPDEQFVYPKWPGSRITPFDPDLEFLLKPLSDLDNIPVEGIPARGLALTPEPAAGFKIRYGRLELENLYGPETGDPLLMPFRATYWDGSRFVTNTDDSCSSWATSDITVTDQDGVMAELADLSGELEQGSATPLELVPTGNRGEATLEWDVPVWLQDDWNQEDTLVNPRATATFGVYRGNDRIIYWREVPAN; this is translated from the coding sequence TTGATTGTTTTTGGGGGTGATGGAGAGCCCGGTGCAATCCCTGGCGGCGGCGGAGGCGGCGGTGGAAGCTTCCAAAGCGGTGGTGCAGGAGGCGACGGCCAGATCCGCCTGACGTATGAGGTGTTACCGCTGCCCCAGTGCTCTGCTATTTTCGATCCGAGCGATGGCATTACAGAGTCGGTGCCGGTCGAGCAACGGTTGGATTTAAGTGTTTTTGACCCCCGTGCTCCCCAGCAATGGCCGAGTAATAATGTGATACCGGCGGGCAGTCATGTCTACCAGAGCGAGACGTTTGGTAATAACGTGAGCGGTTATACCGTGGCTGGCAGGGCCCGGGTTCTAGTCGACGGCAATTTGACAATTGATTCCTCCAATTTTGCGATGAACCTTGATGGTGCCGCGAGTGACTTGGTGCTGATCGTGGACGGTGACCTGGTTATCTCCAAGCCCAACGTCAAAATTAACGCGGTTATTTACGTTACCGGAAACGTTAGCTTTGGCAACAATATGGTTGTCGTTGGTGCGCTGGCTTTGAAGGGGCAAATCCTAGACCGGGCTAATACCCAGGATCCGGTGACTTATGACCCAGAGGCAGTCGAAAGTGTCGACTTCGGCGGCTCCTGTTTGCAGGAGGAGCCGCCTGCGTCAGAGCTTGATCACATTCGTATCGTGCACCCCGGCTGGGGTTTGACATGTCAGCCTGCAAGTGTGCAGGTGCTGGCTTGTGCAAATTCGGAGTGCTCCAGCCTTTACTCAGACCCGGTGGCACTAAACCTGCAGCCCGCTGGTTGGCTTCCGTCTCAAAATGTAACGATCTCTGGTGCTGCTGATCTGCAGTTTCAACGCTCTAGCGAGGAAACTGTGACCCTTGGTCTGAGCGGCCCGTCGTCGGGCTTGGAGTGCATTGCTCCAGACGGGTCTGGCAGTTGTGACATGACTTTCCGGAATTCAGGCTTGCTATTGGATGTGCCGGATTTGGTGGCGGGGGAGGAGAATAGCTTCTCTATCGCCGCCGTGGAAACCGTGGAGGGAACCGGCGACTGTGCTGCCCTTTTTGCAGGGGAAACCCGAACCATTGAGTTCGGCACTACCTACCTTACTCCCGGCCCCGAGAACAGGGCCGAGTCTTTCTCTACCGTCATCAATAACACACCCGTGGCATCGGATGGGACGAACCTGACAAGGGTGGAGGTCACCTTTGATGAGAACGGGATGGCCGAGGGAGTACGCATCCGTTACGACGACGCAGGTCAAAACAACCTAACCGCCCGTTATGTTGAGGAAGATCAGCCAGACGGAGGCACTTTGATTATTCAGGGCTCTTCAAACTACGTGTCCACACCCTACGGTCTTTGCCTGATTTCAGAGGCGCAGTGTGGAATTGCCGATCTTACCTGTTCTGACACGCACATAGCCGGAACACCCTTTGATGTTACGCCCAAAGCCTATCGTTATAGCTCAGGCGTAGATGCACTCAGTTGTAACAACAAGCTCCCTGCGCCGTCGTTTGCTCTGGGCGATGTTCCGGTCGCTCACCAATTGTTATTTCCCGAGGGCGGCCAGCCAGGCACTCTACTGGAATCAACGCTTAGCTATGGTGCAGGCCAACAAAACCTGACGTTGACAGAAGTTGGTGTCTTCGAGATTCAGACCGAGGCCGTTGAGGGAGGCTATCTGGGGCGCGATATTCCCGCATCGGATCCTGCGACTACGGCGCGGATGATTCCGGCCAGACTAGAGGCGTCTGTTGCAGAGCATGGGGTGCTGGATTCCGCTACGGAGTGTTCAGGGTTTGCATACACGGGCCAGAACTTTGGCTGGCAGCAGGACTTCAATCCGGTCGTGCTGGTAGAAGCCTGGAATGGTAGCGCGACACCAGCGCTTACCGCCAACTACACCCACGAAGATGTTCTGGGCCAGCTGCCTGCCGGGCGTTTCATCGTTGAGGTTCCGGAGGCTGACGGCACCGAAAAATGGAACGATGAAGCAGAAACTCCGGTGCCTTTCCGCACGGATTCTTCAGCAGAATTTCTGGCGACGGGGGTGGTAGAGGAGCAATCAGCAGGTGTAGCCCGCTATGTACTTCGGCCGGATGAGCAGTTTGTGTATCCGAAGTGGCCTGGCAGTCGAATTACACCTTTTGATCCGGATCTGGAGTTTTTGTTAAAGCCGTTGTCTGACCTGGACAACATTCCGGTGGAAGGAATACCGGCCCGTGGGTTGGCGCTAACGCCTGAACCTGCTGCGGGTTTCAAAATCCGCTATGGCCGGCTGGAGTTAGAAAACCTCTACGGCCCTGAAACCGGCGACCCCCTGTTAATGCCGTTCCGCGCCACCTACTGGGATGGCAGCCGGTTTGTAACCAACACCGATGACAGCTGTTCGTCCTGGGCCACCAGCGATATCACTGTGACCGATCAGGACGGAGTAATGGCTGAGCTGGCGGATTTGTCCGGTGAGCTCGAACAGGGTTCAGCTACGCCGCTGGAGCTGGTGCCAACGGGTAATCGGGGCGAAGCCACCCTGGAGTGGGACGTTCCGGTATGGCTGCAGGATGACTGGAATCAGGAAGATACTCTGGTGAACCCCCGCGCCACCGCCACCTTCGGCGTCTACCGAGGCAACGACCGCATCATCTACTGGCGGGAAGTGCCCGCCAACTGA
- a CDS encoding MotA/TolQ/ExbB proton channel family protein, giving the protein MSEWLSPLVEMGVLTLGLVELLGIGGPVVAILLVFSMVAVTLIVGKSLQLLLVTWQSKTKVSNSLSLWRDGQVRDAHSLLMTSQQPVPALVASAMASVMRHGDAPLVREELARQASRHSASLKSYLKPLEVIATLSPLLGLLGTVMGMILAFQQMEAAGNQVDPSVLSGGIWQALLTTAAGLIVAIPVVMLHSYLERKTDRLVDDMEDALTAVFTGPLVGNTSGAVNVSEPAANPLNASDERRGHAA; this is encoded by the coding sequence ATGTCTGAGTGGTTGAGTCCGTTGGTGGAAATGGGTGTGTTGACGCTCGGGTTGGTGGAACTGCTGGGTATTGGCGGGCCGGTGGTGGCGATCTTGTTGGTATTCTCCATGGTTGCCGTTACGTTGATTGTTGGCAAATCCCTGCAGTTGCTTTTAGTCACCTGGCAATCCAAAACAAAAGTTTCGAACAGTCTATCTTTGTGGCGGGATGGCCAAGTGCGTGACGCCCACAGTCTCTTGATGACCAGCCAACAGCCGGTGCCGGCATTGGTGGCCAGTGCCATGGCCTCGGTGATGCGCCATGGTGACGCGCCGCTGGTTCGGGAGGAGCTGGCTCGCCAGGCGTCCCGGCACTCGGCATCGCTCAAGAGTTATCTGAAACCGTTGGAAGTCATAGCCACGCTAAGCCCATTGCTGGGCCTTCTGGGTACGGTAATGGGGATGATTCTGGCGTTCCAGCAGATGGAGGCGGCGGGTAACCAGGTGGACCCGTCGGTGCTGTCGGGAGGGATCTGGCAGGCGCTGCTGACCACGGCTGCGGGCCTGATTGTGGCCATTCCCGTGGTCATGTTGCACAGCTACCTTGAGCGTAAAACGGACCGCCTGGTGGATGATATGGAAGATGCGCTGACCGCGGTATTTACCGGACCCTTGGTTGGCAATACTTCCGGCGCGGTGAATGTGTCTGAGCCGGCGGCTAATCCTCTTAACGCCAGTGATGAGCGGCGGGGCCATGCAGCTTGA
- a CDS encoding MFS transporter has protein sequence MNALEKRSVVALASVYAMRMLGLFMVMPVFVLLGSDLEGATPALIGFAIGAYGLSQALLQIPFGLLSDRVGRKRMIYIGLILFAAGSVLAGATDSIYVVIAGRILQGAGAIASVLMALLSDLTREEQRTKAMATVGISIGLSFSVSLVMGPLLGAAWGLSGIFYTTAVLAVLALVVVARVVPTPHQHKVSADTHPAREMVSRVLADGRLLRLDFGIFILHFVLTALFLVFPTMLQDQLGLKASSHWWFYLSVMITSFFAMVPFIIIGEKKRKMKPVLCGAIALLALAAASMTGVGQSLWLAWAVLFFFFMAFNLLEASLPSLISKEAPAAAKGTAMGVYSTSQFFGAFLGGALGGGLLQTAGLDGVLWLMAAALVVWLLVALTMPAPGYTTSFVVQLKNAVSISFDEIDQNLRKLPGVEDVVIVEEAAMAYLKVDRQHFREEQLAHFEFVRQGSTT, from the coding sequence ATGAACGCGCTTGAAAAACGCTCAGTAGTAGCTCTGGCATCGGTATACGCCATGCGTATGCTGGGCCTGTTCATGGTAATGCCGGTCTTCGTTTTGCTGGGCAGCGACCTCGAAGGCGCGACGCCCGCGCTGATCGGTTTCGCGATTGGTGCCTACGGCCTGAGCCAGGCACTGCTGCAGATTCCGTTCGGTTTGCTGTCAGACCGGGTTGGCCGCAAACGGATGATCTACATCGGCCTGATTCTGTTCGCAGCCGGTAGTGTGCTGGCAGGCGCTACCGATTCCATATACGTAGTTATTGCCGGGCGGATTCTTCAGGGCGCCGGCGCGATTGCCAGCGTACTGATGGCGTTGCTCAGTGATCTCACCCGGGAGGAGCAGCGCACCAAGGCCATGGCCACCGTGGGCATTTCCATTGGCCTGTCGTTTTCGGTCTCCCTGGTTATGGGTCCGCTGCTGGGTGCGGCCTGGGGGCTGTCGGGGATTTTCTATACCACCGCGGTACTGGCGGTTCTGGCGTTGGTGGTGGTTGCCCGGGTTGTGCCCACGCCGCACCAGCACAAGGTCAGTGCCGACACCCATCCGGCCCGGGAAATGGTCAGCCGTGTCCTGGCTGATGGCCGGCTGCTGCGGCTCGATTTCGGCATTTTCATCCTGCACTTTGTGCTGACCGCGCTGTTCCTGGTGTTCCCCACCATGTTGCAGGACCAGTTGGGTCTGAAGGCCAGTTCCCACTGGTGGTTCTATCTCAGCGTTATGATTACTTCGTTCTTCGCCATGGTGCCTTTCATTATCATTGGCGAGAAGAAACGCAAAATGAAACCGGTGCTGTGCGGTGCCATCGCCTTGCTGGCATTGGCGGCTGCGTCGATGACCGGTGTTGGCCAGAGCCTGTGGCTGGCGTGGGCTGTGCTATTCTTCTTCTTTATGGCGTTCAACCTGCTGGAAGCCAGCTTGCCGTCGCTGATCAGCAAAGAAGCCCCAGCCGCGGCCAAGGGCACGGCCATGGGCGTGTATTCCACTTCCCAGTTCTTCGGCGCGTTTCTGGGCGGCGCACTGGGTGGCGGGCTGTTGCAGACCGCTGGCCTGGACGGTGTGCTCTGGCTGATGGCCGCAGCGCTGGTGGTTTGGCTGCTGGTGGCGTTAACCATGCCTGCACCGGGTTACACCACCAGTTTTGTGGTACAGCTGAAAAACGCCGTGAGTATCAGTTTTGACGAGATCGACCAGAACCTGCGAAAACTGCCGGGCGTGGAAGACGTGGTGATCGTGGAAGAGGCCGCCATGGCGTACCTGAAGGTAGACCGTCAGCATTTTCGGGAAGAGCAGCTTGCGCACTTTGAATTTGTGCGGCAGGGTAGCACTACTTAA